One genomic region from Candidatus Endomicrobiellum trichonymphae encodes:
- a CDS encoding FtsK/SpoIIIE family DNA translocase, with protein MRKNKKTKNKKQDSLKRNREAAALFFALASFLSAYVFIVRSRSGILGGAFFAVMFAVFGPTIYILPLIFLRYFIIHIMQSVELSKKLDFIWSVICIVSCSVLFKAVCLTFVPTTKIFSGGWVGDNLYPFFKELFGVWLGFAVIIAIFLFSVAKLFRISINNFLKNPEASITKVEEEKVQDIAQAKKQEYLILQKSDRAIPKPNILSRQEKEEKKKAESLICPTVKQTKVDSKIFDYKLPVAGLLKNDSAADFETGKDELLKRAELLRTTLADFDIDAKVKDIIPGPVVTRYDLILSPGIRIQTVSGIIDNISLAMRTASIRVVPIPEKAVVGIEVPNSSGIIVGLRGILESATFENSKSLLTLALGKTTDGSGYVTDLASMPHLLIAGATGSGKSVSIHTIILSILYKARPDEVKFMLIDPKRVEMPIYRDIPHIYNPCTCATNADIITGHREAAVALKKLVNVMDERYTKFAKAMARNIEDYNSKMVETGGEKEFYIVVIIDELADLMTVVQKEIEDSVQRLAQMARAVGIHLILATQRPSVNVVTGIIKANFPARLSFQTTSKIDSRVILDMLGAECLMGKGDMLFLPPGEARPARLQGAYVSLKEAEKVISFINEQNFPRSYEPVVAEVERTVGFNADKEKRTRDLIPALKLINERKRISQDLLKANFGGSARATNILSILETRGFITKPEGTNKWQIDYDKIRQYLEETERGACAERQS; from the coding sequence GTGAGAAAAAACAAAAAAACTAAAAATAAAAAGCAGGATAGTTTAAAGAGAAACAGGGAAGCCGCTGCCCTATTTTTTGCTTTAGCATCTTTTTTAAGTGCTTATGTTTTTATCGTTCGATCCAGATCGGGAATACTCGGAGGGGCATTCTTTGCTGTGATGTTTGCCGTGTTCGGTCCGACGATCTACATTTTGCCTTTGATATTTTTACGTTACTTCATAATACATATAATGCAGTCTGTGGAGTTGAGCAAAAAACTTGATTTTATATGGTCCGTTATCTGCATTGTTTCTTGTTCTGTATTATTTAAGGCGGTGTGTTTGACATTTGTGCCTACAACTAAGATTTTCAGCGGCGGCTGGGTAGGGGATAATCTATATCCTTTTTTTAAAGAACTTTTTGGTGTATGGCTTGGTTTTGCCGTTATTATAGCAATCTTTTTGTTCTCAGTTGCAAAGCTTTTTAGGATTTCGATAAATAATTTTCTGAAAAATCCGGAAGCAAGCATAACAAAAGTGGAAGAAGAAAAAGTTCAAGATATTGCGCAGGCGAAAAAGCAGGAATATTTGATACTGCAGAAATCCGATCGTGCAATTCCTAAGCCTAACATTTTAAGCAGACAGGAAAAAGAAGAAAAGAAAAAAGCGGAAAGTCTTATCTGTCCAACTGTTAAACAGACAAAAGTTGACAGCAAGATTTTTGATTATAAACTTCCTGTTGCTGGTTTGCTTAAGAATGATTCTGCCGCAGACTTTGAGACAGGCAAAGACGAACTTTTGAAAAGAGCGGAACTTTTGAGAACCACTCTTGCAGATTTTGATATTGACGCAAAAGTTAAAGATATTATTCCGGGTCCCGTAGTAACTCGTTATGATTTGATTTTATCTCCCGGAATAAGAATACAGACGGTGTCCGGAATTATAGATAATATTTCTCTTGCTATGCGCACTGCGTCGATAAGAGTTGTTCCTATACCCGAAAAAGCGGTTGTGGGAATAGAAGTTCCCAACTCTTCAGGCATTATTGTCGGTTTGAGAGGAATTTTAGAAAGCGCTACTTTTGAAAATTCAAAATCTTTACTTACTTTGGCTTTGGGGAAAACTACGGATGGATCAGGTTATGTAACTGATTTGGCTTCAATGCCGCATCTTTTAATCGCGGGTGCTACTGGTTCTGGAAAAAGTGTCAGCATTCATACTATAATACTTTCTATTTTATATAAAGCGCGTCCTGACGAAGTAAAGTTTATGTTGATTGATCCTAAACGCGTTGAAATGCCTATATACAGAGATATTCCGCACATATATAATCCATGTACTTGTGCGACTAATGCGGATATTATAACCGGTCATAGAGAGGCAGCGGTGGCTTTGAAAAAACTTGTAAACGTTATGGATGAAAGATATACGAAATTTGCAAAGGCAATGGCAAGGAACATTGAAGATTATAACAGCAAAATGGTTGAAACCGGAGGGGAGAAAGAATTTTATATTGTCGTTATAATTGACGAGCTTGCTGATTTAATGACTGTGGTGCAAAAAGAAATAGAAGATTCTGTACAACGTTTGGCTCAAATGGCAAGAGCGGTAGGTATACATTTAATTCTTGCAACTCAAAGACCTTCGGTTAACGTCGTAACCGGTATTATTAAAGCCAATTTCCCAGCAAGGCTTTCATTCCAGACGACATCTAAAATAGATTCAAGAGTTATTTTGGATATGCTTGGAGCGGAATGCTTGATGGGTAAAGGCGATATGCTGTTTTTGCCGCCCGGAGAAGCAAGACCCGCTCGTCTTCAGGGAGCTTATGTTTCATTAAAAGAAGCCGAGAAAGTTATCTCGTTTATAAACGAACAAAATTTCCCAAGATCATACGAGCCTGTAGTCGCTGAAGTTGAGAGAACCGTCGGTTTTAATGCAGACAAAGAGAAAAGAACGAGAGATTTAATACCCGCGCTTAAGCTTATAAATGAGCGTAAACGCATATCTCAGGATTTGCTTAAAGCAAATTTCGGCGGTTCCGCAAGAGCTACGAATATATTAAGCATTCTTGAAACGAGAGGCTTTATAACAAAACCGGAAGGCACTAATAAATGGCAGATAGATTATGATAAAATCAGACAGTACTTGGAAGAAACAGAGCGGGGAGCGTGCGCTGAAAGGCAGAGTTAA
- a CDS encoding helix-turn-helix domain-containing protein, with product MGELLKEKRGKMNISFADIYKATKIREKYISAIEDGDMSIFSRQFIIEVLCGRTLNI from the coding sequence ATAGGAGAGTTACTTAAAGAAAAACGCGGAAAAATGAATATATCTTTTGCCGACATTTATAAAGCTACAAAGATCCGCGAAAAATATATCTCTGCAATTGAAGACGGTGATATGAGTATTTTTTCGCGGCAGTTTATTATAGAAGTTTTGTGTGGTCGTACTCTGAATATCTAA
- the rimO gene encoding 30S ribosomal protein S12 methylthiotransferase RimO — MTDNIMQTIAVIALGCPKNTVEAEYLLGIFQEKGFKISSNLDKADIVVIHTCSFIKAAKAESEKCIRTILDIKKKKSLRVYVSGCLPQLLKEKMSVLFPDIDGFAGTGTLQYLPDLVFGKNFGRFILPPGGLNDSNYRVLSSTIPSAYLKIAEGCGHVCSFCIIPALRGRYESRTMESLVDEVAALAESGIKELILIAQDTTGYGKDIYGAFVLDKLLVKLSKINGLKWIRLLYAYPSSITDGLIEVFKEHKKICSYMDIPIQHASKNVLSAMKRPLNTPGIIEKIKRKLPDIVLRTSIIAGFPGETKKDVNELINFLNRGYFQYAGVFEYSDLKEAVSSKLKRHVRAAAAKERKIMIENAQYDIFQAKIDKIKNNTVEFLVESCLKKGNVYSIKGRSSFQSPEIDGNIILENDKPLAVGGFYKAKVRSVDGYNIKVYI; from the coding sequence ATGACGGATAATATTATGCAGACGATAGCCGTAATAGCTTTAGGATGTCCGAAAAATACTGTTGAAGCTGAATACTTACTTGGGATTTTTCAAGAAAAAGGTTTTAAGATAAGCAGTAATCTTGATAAAGCTGACATTGTCGTGATACATACGTGTTCTTTTATAAAAGCGGCAAAAGCGGAATCCGAAAAATGCATACGAACTATTTTGGATATTAAAAAAAAGAAAAGTTTGCGTGTTTACGTTTCAGGTTGTCTTCCACAGTTGTTGAAAGAAAAAATGTCTGTGCTTTTCCCAGACATCGACGGTTTTGCAGGTACGGGAACATTGCAGTATCTGCCGGATTTGGTTTTCGGCAAAAATTTCGGCAGATTTATTTTGCCTCCCGGAGGTTTGAACGATTCTAATTACAGAGTGCTTTCTTCAACTATTCCGTCTGCATATTTGAAAATTGCCGAAGGTTGCGGACACGTATGCAGTTTTTGTATAATTCCAGCTTTGCGCGGAAGATACGAAAGCCGCACGATGGAATCATTAGTTGACGAAGTTGCCGCATTGGCAGAAAGCGGCATAAAAGAACTTATATTAATAGCTCAGGATACAACGGGTTATGGAAAAGACATTTACGGCGCTTTCGTTTTGGATAAACTGCTTGTAAAACTTTCAAAAATAAACGGGTTAAAATGGATAAGGTTGCTTTATGCTTATCCGTCGAGTATTACCGACGGTTTGATTGAAGTGTTTAAAGAACATAAAAAAATTTGCAGTTATATGGATATTCCCATACAGCACGCGAGTAAAAATGTTTTATCTGCGATGAAGCGTCCGTTAAATACACCTGGTATTATTGAGAAAATAAAGAGAAAATTGCCTGATATTGTTTTGAGGACGTCGATAATAGCGGGTTTTCCCGGTGAGACGAAAAAAGACGTAAACGAACTTATAAATTTTTTAAATCGTGGATATTTTCAATATGCAGGAGTTTTTGAATATTCCGATCTCAAAGAAGCTGTCTCGTCAAAGTTGAAAAGGCATGTCAGAGCTGCCGCCGCAAAAGAAAGAAAAATAATGATAGAAAATGCACAATATGATATTTTTCAAGCAAAAATTGATAAAATAAAAAACAATACTGTTGAATTTCTTGTTGAAAGCTGTTTAAAAAAAGGGAACGTATATAGTATAAAAGGAAGAAGTAGTTTTCAATCGCCTGAAATTGATGGAAATATAATATTGGAAAACGATAAACCTCTTGCGGTCGGAGGATTCTATAAGGCAAAAGTAAGAAGCGTTGACGGTTATAATATAAAAGTATATATTTGA
- the pgsA gene encoding CDP-diacylglycerol--glycerol-3-phosphate 3-phosphatidyltransferase → MNLANRLTIARICMLPFFTLFMELGGFYNSVLALAVFCAASITDMLDGQIARRSKTITSLGIFLDPIADKMLISAAFIYFVNIPMLGIAVWMVIIIIAREFIITGLRSIAAARNIMIPADKSGKCKTVSQIVVIIVIMVILIAREALFEFTGLTPDTLRLYDFGSYTALSLIMEKMPFWTTFVAIVLTVYSGVKYILRYRKLFSENG, encoded by the coding sequence GTGAATTTGGCAAACAGGCTTACCATAGCAAGAATTTGTATGCTTCCATTTTTTACTTTATTTATGGAATTAGGCGGATTCTATAATAGTGTTTTAGCACTAGCTGTTTTTTGTGCTGCATCAATTACGGATATGCTTGATGGGCAGATAGCTAGAAGAAGTAAAACCATAACATCTTTGGGAATATTTTTAGATCCTATTGCTGATAAGATGTTAATATCTGCTGCTTTTATATATTTTGTTAATATTCCTATGCTTGGCATTGCCGTATGGATGGTTATTATCATAATTGCTAGAGAATTTATAATTACAGGACTTCGTTCCATAGCTGCAGCCAGAAATATAATGATACCTGCAGACAAGTCTGGAAAATGCAAGACTGTATCGCAGATAGTCGTAATTATAGTAATAATGGTGATTTTAATAGCGCGCGAAGCGCTTTTTGAGTTTACGGGGCTAACTCCTGATACTCTTAGACTTTATGATTTCGGATCTTATACCGCATTGTCGCTTATAATGGAAAAGATGCCCTTTTGGACAACTTTTGTTGCCATCGTGCTTACGGTTTATTCGGGCGTAAAATATATATTGAGATACAGAAAACTGTTCAGTGAAAATGGATAA
- a CDS encoding phosphatidylglycerophosphatase A family protein has translation MDKIVIFFSSVFGLGYIKSASGTFSSLAGILFWALFVTDIYIFQIFVLAAMFSISVLFSSLAEDIYNKKDDLRIVIDEVTGVWVSVAFLPKTFMFLFLGFLLFRIFDIGKPLFIREVQKVKGGLGITIDDVVAGIFTNIILQVLRFVAY, from the coding sequence ATGGATAAAATAGTGATATTTTTTTCTTCGGTTTTTGGTTTGGGTTATATAAAATCCGCTTCGGGTACGTTCAGCAGTTTGGCCGGCATTTTGTTTTGGGCGTTATTTGTGACGGATATTTATATATTTCAGATTTTTGTGCTTGCTGCAATGTTTAGCATTTCGGTTTTATTTTCCTCACTTGCCGAAGATATTTATAATAAAAAGGATGACCTGAGAATAGTCATAGATGAAGTTACGGGAGTATGGGTTTCGGTTGCGTTTTTGCCTAAAACTTTTATGTTTTTATTTTTAGGCTTTTTATTGTTTAGAATATTTGATATAGGAAAGCCGCTATTTATAAGAGAAGTTCAGAAAGTAAAAGGCGGACTGGGAATTACCATAGACGATGTGGTAGCAGGAATATTTACGAATATAATATTGCAGGTTTTAAGATTTGTGGCATATTGA
- a CDS encoding M23 family metallopeptidase, which produces MATDYAAPFGTPVSTVGDGIVKKVESTKQFGNLVVIKHPNNYETYYAHLSKYAKGIKEGVRVNQGEVIGYVGMTGFATGAHLDFRIKHNNNFFDFCKIEQPTITLTSEDKKEFKEKIQNLLDIFDDRLQNIECG; this is translated from the coding sequence TTGGCTACGGATTACGCTGCTCCTTTTGGGACGCCCGTGTCGACTGTCGGGGACGGAATTGTGAAAAAAGTAGAGAGTACCAAACAGTTCGGTAATTTAGTTGTCATAAAACACCCAAACAATTATGAAACATATTACGCACATCTTTCAAAATACGCAAAAGGGATAAAGGAAGGCGTAAGAGTAAATCAAGGAGAGGTTATAGGATACGTAGGTATGACAGGTTTTGCCACAGGAGCGCACTTGGATTTTAGAATAAAACACAACAATAACTTCTTTGACTTCTGTAAAATAGAACAACCAACAATAACATTAACCAGTGAAGATAAAAAAGAATTCAAAGAAAAAATACAAAATCTTCTTGATATTTTTGATGATCGACTGCAAAACATCGAATGCGGCTAA
- a CDS encoding DUF1015 domain-containing protein produces the protein MAEIKAFQAIRYSKKFITDFICPPYDVIDSEEKKRLQELSPFNIVNIELSDPGDKSDKYKNAASLFNAWQNNGVLVRDKEPSLYFYEQIFEVCGIEMTRKGFFAALKLDEPYSEKGLVKPHEKTLARSNADRLRLLKATKANISPVFCLFEDEKLVVTDICRKIAKRVPSATVRDKKRTFHKLWVVSDEDIIKTVEEYLSDKKIFIADGHRRYETAWDYSQEIKEKNENYSPTKGYNYVLVYLCPIEDPGISIWPVHRVIKAPADLESKIEKYFDVHPAKNFHRLSKKEIQPMIIFKDGRYRVLTIKKEAFLKKAMPGKSKAYRDLAVNTLHYILMPKTDASEFAYVENDKEAVLLAQKTGRIAVIVPATTVKSLKTVSLNNEMLPQKSTYFYPKLASGIVIASLA, from the coding sequence ATGGCAGAAATAAAAGCATTTCAGGCGATAAGATATTCAAAAAAGTTTATTACAGATTTTATATGTCCGCCTTATGATGTTATAGATTCCGAAGAAAAAAAAAGGCTTCAGGAACTTTCGCCCTTCAATATAGTAAATATTGAGTTGTCCGATCCCGGAGACAAAAGTGACAAATATAAAAATGCCGCTAGTTTATTTAATGCATGGCAGAACAACGGCGTGCTTGTGCGCGATAAGGAACCATCTTTGTATTTTTATGAGCAGATTTTTGAGGTTTGCGGAATTGAGATGACGAGGAAGGGTTTTTTTGCGGCTTTGAAACTTGACGAGCCGTATTCTGAGAAAGGTTTGGTGAAGCCGCATGAGAAAACGCTCGCAAGATCTAACGCCGACCGACTGAGACTTTTGAAAGCAACAAAAGCAAACATCAGTCCTGTTTTTTGTTTGTTTGAAGATGAAAAACTTGTTGTTACGGATATCTGCAGGAAAATAGCGAAGAGAGTGCCTTCGGCAACAGTAAGAGATAAAAAAAGGACATTTCATAAGTTGTGGGTTGTCAGCGATGAAGACATAATTAAAACGGTTGAAGAATATCTATCGGACAAAAAAATATTTATAGCGGATGGACACCGTAGATATGAGACCGCTTGGGATTACAGTCAGGAGATAAAAGAAAAAAATGAAAATTATTCTCCGACAAAAGGATATAATTATGTTTTAGTTTATTTGTGTCCAATTGAAGACCCGGGAATTTCAATTTGGCCTGTGCATAGAGTTATTAAAGCGCCTGCAGATTTGGAATCAAAGATTGAAAAATATTTTGATGTGCATCCGGCAAAAAATTTTCATAGACTTTCTAAAAAAGAAATTCAACCTATGATAATTTTTAAAGACGGCAGATACAGGGTTTTAACGATAAAAAAAGAGGCATTTCTTAAAAAGGCTATGCCCGGAAAAAGCAAAGCCTATAGAGATTTAGCGGTAAACACTCTGCATTATATACTTATGCCGAAAACTGATGCTTCAGAATTCGCTTATGTAGAAAACGATAAAGAGGCGGTTTTGCTTGCGCAGAAAACAGGAAGAATTGCAGTTATAGTTCCGGCTACGACTGTCAAATCTTTAAAAACTGTCAGCTTAAATAACGAGATGTTGCCGCAGAAATCAACATATTTCTATCCGAAACTTGCAAGCGGAATAGTGATAGCCAGTTTAGCATAA
- a CDS encoding CvpA family protein, producing MAIDIFLTLTVVLAVWLGWFAGFTRTFFAFLAGFLAVFAASKYPHQKGLNFYLVFVITALLVIMSGGFTLRLISFFYLNILDRIGGAALGACIWLVVSVNIIIPAVFCGTYMSCGQSHIYKTVSHVMQSEVPVFKDYISQSLGRIMIECRK from the coding sequence TTGGCAATAGATATTTTTTTAACGTTAACTGTAGTTCTGGCAGTTTGGCTCGGCTGGTTTGCGGGTTTTACAAGAACTTTTTTTGCGTTTCTTGCGGGCTTTTTAGCAGTTTTTGCCGCAAGTAAGTATCCGCATCAGAAAGGACTAAATTTCTATTTAGTATTTGTAATAACTGCACTGCTCGTTATTATGTCCGGCGGGTTTACGTTGAGACTGATCAGTTTCTTCTATCTGAATATTTTAGATAGAATCGGCGGTGCCGCATTAGGCGCCTGCATTTGGCTTGTAGTATCCGTCAATATAATAATTCCTGCGGTGTTTTGCGGGACTTATATGTCGTGCGGCCAATCGCACATATATAAGACCGTTTCCCACGTAATGCAGTCTGAGGTTCCGGTGTTTAAAGATTACATTTCGCAGTCGCTTGGAAGAATAATGATAGAATGCCGAAAGTAA
- the hisG gene encoding ATP phosphoribosyltransferase, translating into MKKLKLGFPKGSLQNATVELFKKAGTKISISSRSYYLISDDDELEIMLVRSQEMAKYVQDGFFDAGLTGFDWICESGAKVEEVCELNYAKSGFRSVRWVLAVTEDSKIKSIKDLEGKRVATELINYTKKYFAKNKIKADIEFSWGATEAKAGKLVDAIVELTETGSSLRANKLRVIDEMFSSTTRFIANDKALNDNWKKEKIENMAMLLKGALATEGMVGLKMNVPLKFLEKVIVVLPAHKKPTISQLSDREWIALDIIIEERTVKKIIPALKRSGAADIIEYPLNKIIY; encoded by the coding sequence ATGAAAAAGTTAAAATTAGGTTTTCCGAAAGGAAGCCTTCAGAACGCGACGGTTGAATTATTTAAAAAAGCAGGCACAAAAATAAGTATATCGTCGAGATCATATTATCTGATATCAGATGATGATGAGTTGGAAATAATGCTTGTGCGTTCACAGGAAATGGCAAAATATGTCCAGGATGGCTTTTTTGATGCCGGACTTACCGGTTTTGACTGGATTTGTGAAAGCGGTGCAAAAGTCGAGGAAGTGTGTGAATTGAATTATGCAAAATCGGGATTCAGATCCGTAAGGTGGGTTTTGGCAGTGACTGAAGATTCAAAAATCAAATCAATAAAAGATCTGGAGGGAAAGAGAGTTGCAACCGAACTTATAAATTATACAAAAAAGTATTTTGCAAAAAATAAAATTAAGGCGGATATAGAGTTTTCATGGGGTGCGACGGAAGCTAAAGCAGGTAAGCTTGTTGACGCAATAGTTGAACTTACTGAAACGGGCTCATCTTTAAGAGCGAATAAGTTGAGAGTAATCGACGAAATGTTTTCTTCAACCACGAGATTTATTGCAAATGACAAAGCATTAAATGATAACTGGAAAAAAGAAAAAATTGAAAATATGGCAATGCTTTTAAAAGGGGCACTTGCGACAGAAGGGATGGTAGGTTTAAAGATGAACGTTCCTCTTAAGTTTTTAGAAAAAGTTATAGTTGTTCTTCCCGCGCATAAAAAACCTACGATATCGCAGTTAAGCGATCGTGAGTGGATTGCTCTGGATATTATTATAGAAGAACGGACTGTTAAAAAAATAATCCCCGCGCTGAAAAGATCCGGAGCGGCTGACATTATTGAGTACCCGTTAAATAAGATAATATATTAA
- the rsmH gene encoding 16S rRNA (cytosine(1402)-N(4))-methyltransferase RsmH yields the protein MFHIPVMPLETSRYLIGKPGGLYVDCTFGGGGHALYLLDKFKDIKIVAFDWDEDSSKRFIEREKEFSGRVTFIRDNFKNVKKALSALNISKVDGILADIGVSSKQFGDLDRGFSFNSGTLDMRMDKRNGFEAKEVVNSYSYEDLADIFYKYGEERKSRQIASAILLRRKRGIINTASELQTVICSVKRPEGRINPATKVFQALRIFVNSELENLAVLLSDAPELLNAGGRTVIISFHSLEDRIVKQNFKRNSECGIYKILTKKVVTALKEEVKINPGSRSARIRAAEKTSV from the coding sequence ATGTTCCATATTCCTGTAATGCCTTTAGAAACATCGCGGTATTTAATTGGTAAACCCGGCGGTTTATATGTTGATTGTACCTTCGGTGGTGGTGGACATGCTTTGTATTTGCTTGATAAATTCAAAGACATTAAAATAGTTGCTTTTGACTGGGATGAAGACTCTTCAAAAAGGTTTATTGAAAGAGAAAAAGAGTTTAGCGGAAGAGTAACTTTTATAAGAGACAATTTTAAAAATGTAAAAAAAGCTTTGTCCGCTTTAAACATAAGTAAAGTTGATGGCATTTTAGCCGATATTGGCGTTTCTTCAAAGCAGTTTGGCGATTTAGACAGGGGATTTTCGTTTAATTCTGGCACTCTTGATATGAGAATGGATAAAAGAAATGGTTTTGAGGCAAAGGAAGTTGTTAATTCGTATTCGTATGAAGATCTAGCTGATATTTTTTATAAGTACGGCGAAGAGCGCAAGTCAAGGCAAATTGCCTCCGCAATTCTTTTGCGCAGAAAAAGAGGTATAATAAACACAGCGTCAGAACTGCAGACTGTAATATGTTCTGTGAAAAGACCGGAAGGTAGAATAAATCCTGCAACAAAAGTTTTTCAGGCTTTGAGAATTTTTGTAAACAGCGAACTTGAAAATCTGGCAGTTTTATTATCCGATGCTCCGGAATTGTTGAACGCCGGCGGCAGAACGGTGATAATAAGCTTCCATTCTTTGGAAGACAGAATTGTAAAACAGAACTTTAAGCGGAATTCCGAGTGCGGAATATATAAAATACTTACGAAAAAGGTTGTTACGGCTTTAAAGGAAGAGGTAAAAATCAATCCCGGAAGCAGAAGTGCAAGGATAAGAGCGGCAGAGAAAACAAGTGTATAA